Proteins from a single region of Anomaloglossus baeobatrachus isolate aAnoBae1 unplaced genomic scaffold, aAnoBae1.hap1 Scaffold_41, whole genome shotgun sequence:
- the LOC142277321 gene encoding uncharacterized protein LOC142277321: MPQQSQQERDSQVEHDPLPVLSADDSEGPGPEAEITANMSEHLSDGEAPDASTQREGPGPEAEITANMSEHLSDGEAPDASTQRERDTQWRIPSRTASRAAGLYKRHSANHPMLREYAQYLKGTLQTRGWKAEVSNIARFLYYVNPRTVSLEYLRRPAKTNDFFTKLCSLPLTKATALVMLKHVRRFTSYHMNATNLSISRPQLYRACEIFMSSTTDLQKILYKGTCREIVCKRYDALMRPTKTPEECRRLLEVAKPSFLARIRGIERRRVNTADSEVTRYLQALLILQHLQRPCVVQNMTIAEWNERTEYIHRGLRYTIIGVKEHKVASKQVAAFVLSEQEESWFTIYAETIRPHFTRSCAAEQAFFVSASGQRIRCPSSNLRQYHLSYKLPLVTSRTVRRVCETWTLPHYTDAEKRLFARYLAHSNEMAEKVYREKTIEDMCQARELVVRSGEREASGVQQAEN, from the exons ATGCCGCAACAAAGTCAGCAGGAACGGGATTCACAGGTTGAACATGACCCGCTCCCTGTTCTATCCGCTGACGACTCGGAGGGACCGGGCCCGGAGGCAGAAATTACCGCTAACATGTCTGAACATCTATCCGACGGGGAGGCCCCAGATGCTAGTACACAAAGGGAGGGACCGGGCCCGGAGGCAGAAATTACCGCTAACATGTCTGAACATCTATCCGACGGGGAGGCCCCAGATGCTAGTACACAAAGGGAGCGGGACACGCAATGGAGGATACCGAGCCGCACAGCTTCAAGAGCCGCTGGCCTGTACAAACGCCACTCCGCTAACCACCCCATGCTTAGGGAGTACGCACAGTACCTGAAGGGTACCCTTCAGACACGGGGTTGGAAGGCAGAGGTCTCAAATATCGCCAGATTTCTTTACTACGTGAACCCCAGAACCGTTAGCCTCGAGTACCTACGAAGACCCGCCAAGACGAACGATTTTTTTACCAAGCTGTGTAGCTTGCCGCTCACGAAGGCAACAGCGCTGGTAATGCTTAAACACGTACGAAGATTTACCTCGTATCATATGAATGCAACAAATTTAAGCATATCTAGGCCGCAACTTTATCGTGCCTGTGAGATCTTCATGAGCTCTACAACTGACCTCCAAAAGATATTATACAAGGGGACGTGTCGAGAAATTGTTTGCAAGCGGTACGACGCACTAATGCGCCCTACGAAGACACCGGAAGAATGCCGCCGGCTATTGGAGGTGGCAAAACCGTCATTTCTTGCCCGAATACGTGGAATTGAAAGACGGAGAGTGAATACAGCCGACTCAGAAGTGACCCGTTATCTCCAGGCACTCTTAATATTGCAGCACCTACAGAGGCCATGCGTTGTACAGAACATGACG ATTGCAGAGTGGAACGAGAGGACGGAATACATCCACCGCGGACTGCGCTACACTATTATCGGCGTTAAGGAGCATAAAGTCGCTTCGAAACAAGTAGCCGCATTTGTGCTCTCGGAGCAAGAAGAGTCG tGGTTTACGATTTATGCCGAAACAATCAGGCCGCACTTCACCAGGAGCTGTGCCGCGGAGCAGGCATTCTTCGTATCGGCTAGCGGTCAGCGTATACGGTGTCCTTCGAGCAACCTCCGGCAATACCACTTAAG CTACAAGCTGCCGCTCGTAACCAGCCGAACGGTACGAAGAGTATGCGAAACATGGACTCTGCCGCATTATACCGACGCTGAGAAGCGCCTCTTCGCCCGGTACTTGGCGCATTCAAACGAGATGGCGGAGAAGGTTTACCGGGAAAAAACGATAGAAGACATGTGTCAGGCCCGGGAACTGGTGGTTCGTTCAGGGGAGCGTGAGGCCTCTGGGGTGCAGCAGGCTGAAAATTAA